A window of Synchiropus splendidus isolate RoL2022-P1 chromosome 9, RoL_Sspl_1.0, whole genome shotgun sequence contains these coding sequences:
- the setd4 gene encoding SET domain-containing protein 4 isoform X1: MGHQQLGRTGRRRRQRRSSSRHKVCSGDQQRFVNLLKFLSGRGFTGSNLKLCDFTDTGRGLQACFSIQSGQLLISLPESCLITTSTVLRSDLGVYIKRWKPRLSAILVLCVFLVFERHRGHDSDWSAYIQLLPQSYTCPAYFSDNVIDLLPANLRQRGLEQRKTLHELHSSSQDFFRSLQPLLKNPAQEVMSYEALRWAWCSVNTRSIFMPQSPSPYLTGEDICVLAPLLDLLNHRPDIQVKAGFNQVTNCYEIVSKSQTPRYHQAFINYGSHDNQRLLLEYGFVASSNPHSVVYVEPEIFHQIIQDDGLIQKMTFLQEHNFLHDLSVSIDGPSWRLMTAVRLLSLPLSHYHQWKAVLRGQEVGAERERWSLRTVQQVIKRLLVESVRVLEEIRSCLLHSSPSERQQLVLIQSLREEEQCILESGLDKLSC, encoded by the exons ATGGGTCATCAACAGCTTGGACGAACTGGGCGGCGTCGGAGGCAGAGACGCTCTTCTAGCAGGCATAAAG TGTGCTCAGGTGATCAGCAGCGATTTGTAAATCTGTTGAAGTTTTTGAGTGGGCGTGGCTTCACTGGGTCTAACTTAAAGCTCTGCGACTTCACAG ACACAGGTAGAGGTCTGCAGGCTTGTTTTTCCATTCAG TCAGGACAGCTGTTGATCTCCCTGCCGGAGTCCTGTCTTATCACTACATCTACTGTCCTGAGGAGTGATCTGGGAGTGTATATCAAGAG ATGGAAGCCACGTCTCTCTGCCATCCTGgttctgtgtgttttcctggtgTTCGAGCGCCACCGCGGCCACGACTCTGATTGGTCTGCCTACATCCAGTTGCTGCCCCAGTCATACACATGTCCTGCTTACTTCTCAGACAATGTTATAGATCTTCTTCCTGCCAACCTGCGGCAGCGAGGCTTGGAGCAGCGGAAAACTCTTCATGAACTTCACTCTTCAAGTCAGGATTTCTTTAG GAGTCTGCAGCCATTGCTAAAGAACCCagcacaggaagtgatgtcatatGAGGCTCTGAG GTGGGCATGGTGCAGCGTCAACACACGCTCCATCTTCATGCCCCAGTCGCCGAGTCCCTACCTCACTGGAGAGGACATTTGCGTCTTAGCTCCTTTGTTAGATTTGCTGAACCACCGGCCAGACATCCAG GTCAAGGCTGGGTTCAATCAGGTAACCAATTGCTATGAAATAGTAAGTAAATCACAGACGCCCCGTTACCATCAGGCCTTCATCAATTATGGATCCCATGACAACCAGCGCTTGCTGCTAGAGTATGGCTTTGTCGCTTCTTCTAATCCCCACAGTGTGGTCTACGTGGAGCCag AAATCTTCCATCAAATTATACAAGATGATGGTTTAATTCAGAAGATGACGTTTCTGCAGGAGCACAACTTCTTGCA CGATCTCAGTGTGTCCATTGATGGTCCAAGCTGGAGACTGATGACCGCTGTCCGACTCCTGTCCCTGCCGCTATCTCACTA TCACCAGTGGAAGGCAGTTTTACGCGGGCAAGAGGTTggtgcagagagagaaagatggaGCCTGAGGACTGTGCAGCAAGTGATCAAGAGACTTTTAGTAGAGTCTGTCCGTGTTTTGGAGGAG ATTCGTTCCTGCCTCCTTCACTCTTCTCCATCTGAACGGCAGCAGCTCGTCCTGATTCAGTCCTTGCGTGAGGAGGAGCAATGCATTCTGGAAAGTGGTCTGGATAAACTGAGTTGTTGA
- the setd4 gene encoding SET domain-containing protein 4 isoform X3 gives MGHQQLGRTGRRRRQRRSSSRHKVCSGDQQRFVNLLKFLSGRGFTGSNLKLCDFTDTGRGLQACFSIQSGQLLISLPESCLITTSTVLRSDLGVYIKRWKPRLSAILVLCVFLVFERHRGHDSDWSAYIQLLPQSYTCPAYFSDNVIDLLPANLRQRGLEQRKTLHELHSSSQDFFRSLQPLLKNPAQEVMSYEALRWAWCSVNTRSIFMPQSPSPYLTGEDICVLAPLLDLLNHRPDIQVKAGFNQAFINYGSHDNQRLLLEYGFVASSNPHSVVYVEPEIFHQIIQDDGLIQKMTFLQEHNFLHDLSVSIDGPSWRLMTAVRLLSLPLSHYHQWKAVLRGQEVGAERERWSLRTVQQVIKRLLVESVRVLEEIRSCLLHSSPSERQQLVLIQSLREEEQCILESGLDKLSC, from the exons ATGGGTCATCAACAGCTTGGACGAACTGGGCGGCGTCGGAGGCAGAGACGCTCTTCTAGCAGGCATAAAG TGTGCTCAGGTGATCAGCAGCGATTTGTAAATCTGTTGAAGTTTTTGAGTGGGCGTGGCTTCACTGGGTCTAACTTAAAGCTCTGCGACTTCACAG ACACAGGTAGAGGTCTGCAGGCTTGTTTTTCCATTCAG TCAGGACAGCTGTTGATCTCCCTGCCGGAGTCCTGTCTTATCACTACATCTACTGTCCTGAGGAGTGATCTGGGAGTGTATATCAAGAG ATGGAAGCCACGTCTCTCTGCCATCCTGgttctgtgtgttttcctggtgTTCGAGCGCCACCGCGGCCACGACTCTGATTGGTCTGCCTACATCCAGTTGCTGCCCCAGTCATACACATGTCCTGCTTACTTCTCAGACAATGTTATAGATCTTCTTCCTGCCAACCTGCGGCAGCGAGGCTTGGAGCAGCGGAAAACTCTTCATGAACTTCACTCTTCAAGTCAGGATTTCTTTAG GAGTCTGCAGCCATTGCTAAAGAACCCagcacaggaagtgatgtcatatGAGGCTCTGAG GTGGGCATGGTGCAGCGTCAACACACGCTCCATCTTCATGCCCCAGTCGCCGAGTCCCTACCTCACTGGAGAGGACATTTGCGTCTTAGCTCCTTTGTTAGATTTGCTGAACCACCGGCCAGACATCCAG GTCAAGGCTGGGTTCAATCAG GCCTTCATCAATTATGGATCCCATGACAACCAGCGCTTGCTGCTAGAGTATGGCTTTGTCGCTTCTTCTAATCCCCACAGTGTGGTCTACGTGGAGCCag AAATCTTCCATCAAATTATACAAGATGATGGTTTAATTCAGAAGATGACGTTTCTGCAGGAGCACAACTTCTTGCA CGATCTCAGTGTGTCCATTGATGGTCCAAGCTGGAGACTGATGACCGCTGTCCGACTCCTGTCCCTGCCGCTATCTCACTA TCACCAGTGGAAGGCAGTTTTACGCGGGCAAGAGGTTggtgcagagagagaaagatggaGCCTGAGGACTGTGCAGCAAGTGATCAAGAGACTTTTAGTAGAGTCTGTCCGTGTTTTGGAGGAG ATTCGTTCCTGCCTCCTTCACTCTTCTCCATCTGAACGGCAGCAGCTCGTCCTGATTCAGTCCTTGCGTGAGGAGGAGCAATGCATTCTGGAAAGTGGTCTGGATAAACTGAGTTGTTGA
- the setd4 gene encoding SET domain-containing protein 4 isoform X4: MGHQQLGRTGRRRRQRRSSSRHKDTGRGLQACFSIQSGQLLISLPESCLITTSTVLRSDLGVYIKRWKPRLSAILVLCVFLVFERHRGHDSDWSAYIQLLPQSYTCPAYFSDNVIDLLPANLRQRGLEQRKTLHELHSSSQDFFRSLQPLLKNPAQEVMSYEALRWAWCSVNTRSIFMPQSPSPYLTGEDICVLAPLLDLLNHRPDIQVKAGFNQVTNCYEIVSKSQTPRYHQAFINYGSHDNQRLLLEYGFVASSNPHSVVYVEPEIFHQIIQDDGLIQKMTFLQEHNFLHDLSVSIDGPSWRLMTAVRLLSLPLSHYHQWKAVLRGQEVGAERERWSLRTVQQVIKRLLVESVRVLEEIRSCLLHSSPSERQQLVLIQSLREEEQCILESGLDKLSC; encoded by the exons ATGGGTCATCAACAGCTTGGACGAACTGGGCGGCGTCGGAGGCAGAGACGCTCTTCTAGCAGGCATAAAG ACACAGGTAGAGGTCTGCAGGCTTGTTTTTCCATTCAG TCAGGACAGCTGTTGATCTCCCTGCCGGAGTCCTGTCTTATCACTACATCTACTGTCCTGAGGAGTGATCTGGGAGTGTATATCAAGAG ATGGAAGCCACGTCTCTCTGCCATCCTGgttctgtgtgttttcctggtgTTCGAGCGCCACCGCGGCCACGACTCTGATTGGTCTGCCTACATCCAGTTGCTGCCCCAGTCATACACATGTCCTGCTTACTTCTCAGACAATGTTATAGATCTTCTTCCTGCCAACCTGCGGCAGCGAGGCTTGGAGCAGCGGAAAACTCTTCATGAACTTCACTCTTCAAGTCAGGATTTCTTTAG GAGTCTGCAGCCATTGCTAAAGAACCCagcacaggaagtgatgtcatatGAGGCTCTGAG GTGGGCATGGTGCAGCGTCAACACACGCTCCATCTTCATGCCCCAGTCGCCGAGTCCCTACCTCACTGGAGAGGACATTTGCGTCTTAGCTCCTTTGTTAGATTTGCTGAACCACCGGCCAGACATCCAG GTCAAGGCTGGGTTCAATCAGGTAACCAATTGCTATGAAATAGTAAGTAAATCACAGACGCCCCGTTACCATCAGGCCTTCATCAATTATGGATCCCATGACAACCAGCGCTTGCTGCTAGAGTATGGCTTTGTCGCTTCTTCTAATCCCCACAGTGTGGTCTACGTGGAGCCag AAATCTTCCATCAAATTATACAAGATGATGGTTTAATTCAGAAGATGACGTTTCTGCAGGAGCACAACTTCTTGCA CGATCTCAGTGTGTCCATTGATGGTCCAAGCTGGAGACTGATGACCGCTGTCCGACTCCTGTCCCTGCCGCTATCTCACTA TCACCAGTGGAAGGCAGTTTTACGCGGGCAAGAGGTTggtgcagagagagaaagatggaGCCTGAGGACTGTGCAGCAAGTGATCAAGAGACTTTTAGTAGAGTCTGTCCGTGTTTTGGAGGAG ATTCGTTCCTGCCTCCTTCACTCTTCTCCATCTGAACGGCAGCAGCTCGTCCTGATTCAGTCCTTGCGTGAGGAGGAGCAATGCATTCTGGAAAGTGGTCTGGATAAACTGAGTTGTTGA
- the setd4 gene encoding SET domain-containing protein 4 isoform X2 codes for MGHQQLGRTGRRRRQRRSSSRHKVCSGDQQRFVNLLKFLSGRGFTGSNLKLCDFTGRGLQACFSIQSGQLLISLPESCLITTSTVLRSDLGVYIKRWKPRLSAILVLCVFLVFERHRGHDSDWSAYIQLLPQSYTCPAYFSDNVIDLLPANLRQRGLEQRKTLHELHSSSQDFFRSLQPLLKNPAQEVMSYEALRWAWCSVNTRSIFMPQSPSPYLTGEDICVLAPLLDLLNHRPDIQVKAGFNQVTNCYEIVSKSQTPRYHQAFINYGSHDNQRLLLEYGFVASSNPHSVVYVEPEIFHQIIQDDGLIQKMTFLQEHNFLHDLSVSIDGPSWRLMTAVRLLSLPLSHYHQWKAVLRGQEVGAERERWSLRTVQQVIKRLLVESVRVLEEIRSCLLHSSPSERQQLVLIQSLREEEQCILESGLDKLSC; via the exons ATGGGTCATCAACAGCTTGGACGAACTGGGCGGCGTCGGAGGCAGAGACGCTCTTCTAGCAGGCATAAAG TGTGCTCAGGTGATCAGCAGCGATTTGTAAATCTGTTGAAGTTTTTGAGTGGGCGTGGCTTCACTGGGTCTAACTTAAAGCTCTGCGACTTCACAG GTAGAGGTCTGCAGGCTTGTTTTTCCATTCAG TCAGGACAGCTGTTGATCTCCCTGCCGGAGTCCTGTCTTATCACTACATCTACTGTCCTGAGGAGTGATCTGGGAGTGTATATCAAGAG ATGGAAGCCACGTCTCTCTGCCATCCTGgttctgtgtgttttcctggtgTTCGAGCGCCACCGCGGCCACGACTCTGATTGGTCTGCCTACATCCAGTTGCTGCCCCAGTCATACACATGTCCTGCTTACTTCTCAGACAATGTTATAGATCTTCTTCCTGCCAACCTGCGGCAGCGAGGCTTGGAGCAGCGGAAAACTCTTCATGAACTTCACTCTTCAAGTCAGGATTTCTTTAG GAGTCTGCAGCCATTGCTAAAGAACCCagcacaggaagtgatgtcatatGAGGCTCTGAG GTGGGCATGGTGCAGCGTCAACACACGCTCCATCTTCATGCCCCAGTCGCCGAGTCCCTACCTCACTGGAGAGGACATTTGCGTCTTAGCTCCTTTGTTAGATTTGCTGAACCACCGGCCAGACATCCAG GTCAAGGCTGGGTTCAATCAGGTAACCAATTGCTATGAAATAGTAAGTAAATCACAGACGCCCCGTTACCATCAGGCCTTCATCAATTATGGATCCCATGACAACCAGCGCTTGCTGCTAGAGTATGGCTTTGTCGCTTCTTCTAATCCCCACAGTGTGGTCTACGTGGAGCCag AAATCTTCCATCAAATTATACAAGATGATGGTTTAATTCAGAAGATGACGTTTCTGCAGGAGCACAACTTCTTGCA CGATCTCAGTGTGTCCATTGATGGTCCAAGCTGGAGACTGATGACCGCTGTCCGACTCCTGTCCCTGCCGCTATCTCACTA TCACCAGTGGAAGGCAGTTTTACGCGGGCAAGAGGTTggtgcagagagagaaagatggaGCCTGAGGACTGTGCAGCAAGTGATCAAGAGACTTTTAGTAGAGTCTGTCCGTGTTTTGGAGGAG ATTCGTTCCTGCCTCCTTCACTCTTCTCCATCTGAACGGCAGCAGCTCGTCCTGATTCAGTCCTTGCGTGAGGAGGAGCAATGCATTCTGGAAAGTGGTCTGGATAAACTGAGTTGTTGA